The Vicinamibacteria bacterium genomic sequence GTCACGGTCAGAATTCCCTCGCTGAGCTCCGCTTTGGCCTGAGTGAGATCCACGGCTCGATCGATATAGAGCGAACGGGTAAACTTGCCGAAGCTCCGCTCGAGGCAGAGATAACCTTGCACCGAGCGGCCCGATTTCGGTTGTTTCTTCTCGCCGGTAAGGATCATCTTCGGGCCACGAAAGGTCACCGACAGGTCGCTCTTGCCGAAGCCCGGCGCTTCGACCTTGACGACGACGCTACCTTTCGTTTCGAAGACATCGACTCGAGGCAACCATTCGCCGAGACCCATCCCTCCCGATTCGGTTCGCTCGAGCCGGGCCATCTGTTCGAATATCTTGTTGATTTCTTTCTGCAGGCTGGTGACTTCGGAAAGCGTTTCGTGTCGCTGAACCATTCTTTTTACCCGCCACCACGCGGTGGGAGCCGAGAACAAGAGCCTTTCGATTTCAAAAACCAGATAAAACTGAAAGTAGCACAAGCGGGTAGAAGCGTCAAAGGTTCGTGAACCGAGGCAGGCTTGCCGCCGAGTAACGCGGTCTTCAGGTGCGTTTGAGGACGATGATCGTGCGATCGTCGGTGGCCCGGGCCCCCTTGGTGTAGGTTTCTACTTCTTTCTGAATCAGCTGCTCGAGCGCCTCGGCGCTCAGCGACGCGTTTCGCTTCACCAGCTCTCCGAGCCGGTCCTCGCCGAACTCTTCTTCGCCTTCACCCCAGGCTTCGCTGATTCCATCGGTGAAGACGATCAGAACGTCTCCGGCGGCGAGCGTGGTCTCGTCCGCCTCGTAGGGCGGCGCCAAATCGGGGGGGAAGAGGCCCAGCACCGTGCCTCCCTTTTCGAGACGCTCGATGGTCTGGCTCGCAGCGTGGAACAATACCGGTGGGATGTGCCCGGCGTTGACGTAGGCGAGCCTTCCGGTTTTGATGTCCAGATCTCCCAGGAAGAACGTAACGTAAAACTGCTCGGGCGAATTTTCGTGCATGACGCTATTCGTCTGAGCGACGATGTCCACGACCGTCTTCTCCCGCTGTGCAGCGAAGTGTACGATGGCGCGGAGGACCATCATCATCAGTGCCGCGCTCGCACCCTTGCCCGAGACGTCGCCCAGGGCGACGGCGATACCGCTCGGCCGGTCGATGAAGTCGAAGTAATCGCCACCGATGGTATAGCAGGGGGTATTGGTGCCGACCAGGTCCCACCCCGGCAGCTTGGGCGCCGCCCGAGGAAGCGAGTCTTTCTGGATCTCGCTCGCGAGCTCGAGCTCCCGTTCCATTCGCTTCTTCTCGATCATCTCCTCGAGGAGTTTGGCGTTCTCGATCTTGATCGCGGCCACGTTTGCCAGCGACGTTAGAAGCGTCAGGTCGTCTTCGGTGAAGGAGTTTTCCCGGCGAAGGCTGTCAACGTAGACGAGCCCGGTCACCGCGTCTTCGTTCCACAGCGGCACACACATTGCCGAGCGGATGCCGAGGGCGACGATGGAGTCGTGAGAGCGAAATCGGGGGTCGTCGAGAGCGTTCTTCGTCAAGATCGATACCTTCTCGCTGACGACTTTATCGGCGATCGACCGCGAGAAGGTGATCTCTTCCGTCGGCGAGGAACCCTTGTTGGTGCGGACGGCTTCGACGGCGAGATCGCCGTCGCTCGAGATGAGCATCAGCACGCCGCGCTCGGCCTGGATCACCTTGAATGCGAGCTCGAGAATGAACTCCAAAAGCTCGCCTACCGGCCGATTGCTGATGAGCGCCATACTCGCCTGGCTCAGCGCGGTGAGCATCTGGTTCTGTTTGAAGATGCGCGCCGAATCGTCCGCCGTGGGTTGGCGACGAGCGGGGCGGACGCCTTTCTTCGCCATGTCGTCCCAGGTGTCTTCCTGGGCCCGGGCGGCGGCGAGAAGCTGCTCGGTGGGCACCACCACCGTGCCCTCCAGGTCGAGGCCCCCGGGCGTCTCGGTCAGGATCACGCTGCCGGTGGACTCGTTGATGAAACGAATCTGCTGGTCCCCGAGGGTGACGACATCACCGTTCTGGAGTGGTACGGCTTTCTCGAGACGTTCGCCGTTGACGTATGTGCCGTTGCGACTCTCGAGATCGCAAATCACGTGGCGGCCGTTCTCCTGACGAATCTCGGCGTGATGGCGTGACAGCCACTGGTCGGCGAGCACCAGATCGTTGCGCTTGGAGCGGCCGATCGAGATGACGTCCTTGGTGACGGGGAAGCGGTAGGGCTCTCCGTGGAGAGGCTTTACGTGAAGCTCGGGATGACGGGCCATCTTGGTGAAACGTGACCTCGAACCGGCATTCGGAGTCGAGCTCCTGTTTCGGATCGAAACCTCATTAGTAGCACTCTTGCGGAGCGGGTGTCAATTTGGCGATCCCTCGACCGCCTGTTTCCGATGCCTTCTCCCGGGCGGGCTCAGGATTCGGAAGGGGTTTCCTCGAGCCGGGGCGGCTCGCTATCCCCGGGCGGCTCGGCTGAGGGCGCTGCGCCCTCGGCGAGTCGAACCACCTCGGTTTGTTCGTCACGTTTCTTCTGCTCTTTGGCGACGCGCCGTCGCTCCTTCGCCTCCTCCTTCTCACGAAGCCGGTGCTGACTCATCGCGTCTTGCAGGGCCCGGGTCATGAAAGCTTGAGCTTCGGCTCGAGTACAGTCCTTCGACAGCGCGACTTCGGCCGCAAGCCAGCTTCGGATTCTCTTCCGGATCTGTTCCTCGTCACGAGTCAAACCGTTGCCCTGTCGCAGAAGGTGGAGGCGCTTCAGCGCGCGGGCGAGCCCCCGAGGCGTTCCTTCCGAGATGAGCTGCTCGATCTGCTGGCGGCGTTCCTCTTCGTTCTCCAGGGGCTCCTCGAAGTCTCGGGCGAGCTCCGCACGGATATCCTCCAGCGATCGACCCGCTGCTCGCAGGTGTACTTCGGAGACGCGCGACAGGGGAATCAGGATACGGCTACCCTCCTCGATGTCCTCGAGCTCCAGTAGCTCGGTGCCCGGCGCAACGCGGTCTTCGATTACACCCCGGTAGATACAATGGCCGACCTTGGGATAGAAGACGGGCTCGCCCGGCTCTGGTAACTCCGACAACGCGGGGTCGTCTACGCCCACGCTCTCACCTCCTTGGACGCCCACCATATCACGACCAGTCCTTATAATGGGATACGGGATTCTCTCGTGATTTTCGAAGAGAAGCTGATCTACTTTCCGTCTCACGATTTCGACGTCGAGCCGGGCTCGATCGGCCTGCGCCACGAGCCGGTGACTCTCGTAACCGAGGACGAAACGCGCCTCGACGGGTGGTTTCTCCCGGCGGACTCGGCTCCGCGGCGCCACACGGTGTTGGTCTGCCACGGAAACGCAGGCAACATATCGCATCGCCTAGACCGCGTCACACAATGGCAAAGAAACCTTGGCGTCGACGTTTTTCTCTTCGACTATCGGGGCTTTGGCCGCAGCGAGGGCCATCCCACGGAGGAGGGGACCTACCAGGACGGGCTCGCGGCGTACCGCTATCTAACCGAAGAGCGTGGGTTGG encodes the following:
- a CDS encoding SpoIIE family protein phosphatase → MARHPELHVKPLHGEPYRFPVTKDVISIGRSKRNDLVLADQWLSRHHAEIRQENGRHVICDLESRNGTYVNGERLEKAVPLQNGDVVTLGDQQIRFINESTGSVILTETPGGLDLEGTVVVPTEQLLAAARAQEDTWDDMAKKGVRPARRQPTADDSARIFKQNQMLTALSQASMALISNRPVGELLEFILELAFKVIQAERGVLMLISSDGDLAVEAVRTNKGSSPTEEITFSRSIADKVVSEKVSILTKNALDDPRFRSHDSIVALGIRSAMCVPLWNEDAVTGLVYVDSLRRENSFTEDDLTLLTSLANVAAIKIENAKLLEEMIEKKRMERELELASEIQKDSLPRAAPKLPGWDLVGTNTPCYTIGGDYFDFIDRPSGIAVALGDVSGKGASAALMMMVLRAIVHFAAQREKTVVDIVAQTNSVMHENSPEQFYVTFFLGDLDIKTGRLAYVNAGHIPPVLFHAASQTIERLEKGGTVLGLFPPDLAPPYEADETTLAAGDVLIVFTDGISEAWGEGEEEFGEDRLGELVKRNASLSAEALEQLIQKEVETYTKGARATDDRTIIVLKRT
- a CDS encoding Hsp20/alpha crystallin family protein, yielding MVQRHETLSEVTSLQKEINKIFEQMARLERTESGGMGLGEWLPRVDVFETKGSVVVKVEAPGFGKSDLSVTFRGPKMILTGEKKQPKSGRSVQGYLCLERSFGKFTRSLYIDRAVDLTQAKAELSEGILTVTMPTLKDRRGSEFRLTIVDGEAKTRTK